From the Caballeronia sp. NK8 genome, one window contains:
- a CDS encoding filamentous hemagglutinin N-terminal domain-containing protein has protein sequence MIRTLRTSIASPALRLCTATLLSAVFAHAYAEPTGARVVAGSGAVTSAGANTTIQQNSGRLAIDWNSFSTRPGESITFNQPGANAIALNRVVGPRPSALFGRLDANGQVFIVNPNGVIFGPNAQVNVGGLLASTLNLSTNDFMSGHYTFAGSGRRWHWHDRDDGAPVVNLGTIKSAPGGYVALIGARAINAGTIDSPGGFAALAAGERIAVTLGDHSMIGLSVERGALHALAANHGLIQADGGQAWLAANAEGALFANVVNNTGIIRARSAVNQNGVIRLVADSGVVQVGGTLDASAPGGGNGGAIETAGTQVRVAPDAQVTTAAASGQTGTWRIASDFAALVGSDDPFGQRFGTIQSATLSRVLETTNVSISAAAPAGFEPFGLVLIDGPVAWRGVNTLSLAAQSGIRLDAPISAPRGTLSMSMSSAGTATQRAPVEAANVALRGGTYRLTNAANRIGTLAADATSVALDDGAPLVIGSVAGLSGVSASGVVTLTAPSLTLAAPVASRANGTAITLAAATFANHAGAQALAAPNGRWLVYTDSPDTDAFGGLQSGNLALWGDTWTGGVDARAASVSGNRFAFNARQQVTLTAINIDVPLDTPRTLGPNDVTIALRYNGANYGNAFADSPTVHEPFVFTVTSTGAAPGAAAGAYAITVTATGGPTGYTITTQGGTLRIAGTPTPPPQPPAPPAQPVAPEAPGTVITTAATLPGVLDSVRTDAANPAHLSDATPGLQPETAPLVQQRTDSSSDGSHLPDDAWPGHVCRM, from the coding sequence ATGATCAGGACTCTGCGCACAAGCATCGCGTCCCCCGCGCTGCGGCTCTGCACCGCCACGCTCTTGAGCGCGGTCTTCGCGCATGCTTACGCGGAGCCGACTGGCGCGCGCGTCGTCGCGGGCTCCGGTGCGGTCACGAGCGCGGGCGCGAACACCACGATTCAGCAGAATAGCGGGCGTCTCGCCATCGACTGGAATTCGTTCAGCACGCGCCCCGGTGAATCGATCACGTTCAATCAGCCGGGCGCGAATGCGATCGCGCTCAACCGCGTGGTGGGTCCGCGCCCGTCCGCGCTGTTCGGCCGGCTCGACGCGAACGGGCAGGTTTTCATCGTCAATCCTAATGGTGTGATCTTCGGGCCGAACGCGCAGGTCAACGTCGGCGGCCTGCTTGCGTCGACGCTCAATCTGTCGACGAATGATTTCATGAGCGGTCACTACACGTTCGCGGGCAGCGGGCGTCGCTGGCACTGGCATGACCGCGACGACGGCGCGCCGGTCGTCAATCTCGGCACGATCAAAAGCGCGCCCGGCGGCTATGTCGCGCTGATCGGCGCGCGCGCGATCAACGCCGGCACGATCGATTCGCCCGGCGGATTCGCCGCGCTCGCGGCGGGCGAGCGCATCGCGGTCACGCTCGGCGATCACAGCATGATCGGCTTGTCGGTGGAGCGCGGCGCGCTGCATGCGCTCGCCGCCAATCACGGGCTGATTCAGGCCGATGGCGGTCAGGCATGGCTCGCCGCAAACGCAGAAGGCGCGCTCTTCGCCAACGTCGTGAACAACACGGGCATCATTCGCGCGCGCAGCGCCGTGAACCAGAACGGCGTGATCCGGCTCGTCGCCGACAGCGGCGTCGTGCAGGTCGGCGGCACGCTCGACGCGTCCGCGCCCGGTGGCGGCAACGGCGGCGCGATCGAGACCGCGGGCACGCAGGTGCGCGTCGCGCCCGATGCACAGGTCACGACGGCTGCGGCGTCCGGGCAAACCGGCACGTGGCGCATCGCGAGCGACTTCGCCGCGCTCGTCGGCTCGGACGATCCCTTCGGACAGCGCTTCGGCACGATCCAGAGCGCGACGCTCTCGCGCGTGCTCGAAACGACCAATGTGTCGATCAGCGCCGCAGCGCCAGCGGGCTTCGAGCCGTTCGGTCTGGTGCTGATCGACGGCCCGGTCGCGTGGCGCGGCGTCAATACGCTGTCGCTCGCGGCGCAAAGCGGCATCCGGCTCGACGCGCCCATCAGCGCGCCACGCGGCACGCTGTCGATGTCCATGTCGAGCGCAGGCACGGCCACGCAGCGCGCTCCCGTCGAAGCGGCCAATGTCGCGCTGCGAGGCGGCACGTATCGGCTGACGAATGCGGCCAATCGCATCGGCACGCTCGCCGCCGATGCTACGTCGGTCGCGCTCGACGATGGCGCGCCACTCGTCATCGGAAGCGTCGCTGGACTGAGCGGCGTGTCGGCGAGCGGCGTGGTGACACTCACCGCGCCGTCGCTCACACTTGCCGCGCCCGTCGCGAGCCGCGCGAACGGCACGGCCATCACGCTCGCCGCCGCGACTTTCGCCAACCACGCCGGCGCGCAGGCGCTCGCCGCGCCCAATGGCCGCTGGCTGGTCTACACCGATTCGCCCGACACCGACGCCTTCGGCGGCCTGCAAAGCGGCAATCTCGCGCTGTGGGGCGACACCTGGACGGGCGGCGTCGATGCGCGCGCCGCGTCGGTTTCGGGCAACCGCTTCGCGTTCAATGCGCGCCAGCAAGTCACCTTGACGGCGATCAACATCGACGTGCCGCTGGACACGCCGCGCACGCTCGGACCGAACGACGTCACGATCGCGCTGCGCTACAACGGCGCGAATTACGGCAACGCGTTCGCCGACAGCCCGACGGTCCACGAGCCTTTCGTCTTCACGGTGACGAGCACGGGCGCGGCGCCGGGCGCGGCGGCCGGCGCCTACGCGATCACCGTCACGGCGACGGGTGGCCCGACCGGCTACACGATCACGACGCAAGGCGGCACGCTGCGCATCGCCGGCACACCGACGCCGCCGCCACAACCGCCCGCGCCGCCCGCGCAACCCGTGGCCCCAGAAGCGCCGGGAACGGTGATCACGACCGCGGCGACGCTGCCCGGCGTTCTCGATTCCGTACGCACCGACGCCGCCAATCCCGCGCATCTCTCCGACGCGACGCCGGGCCTCCAGCCGGAAACCGCGCCGCTCGTGCAGCAGCGCACCGATTCGTCGAGTGACGGCAGCCACCTGCCGGATGACGCATGGCCCGGTCACGTATGCCGCATGTGA
- a CDS encoding ShlB/FhaC/HecB family hemolysin secretion/activation protein, protein MARSRMPHVKPRRVRRFGPHARRSLASTRLAVLLATLVAASARDMRDARAQALPNAGSILREQQQQSPAPPPPSDLRLNVTPAPAPPGATGAPGGIRFEVKGFTFTGNTRFAAAQLLDAVRPVIGPDRSLDDLESAADRVSAFYRQHGYLVARAYVPPQQIDGGIVRIAVSEGRYGRIDIDNQSRTRDAVMARFLGALKTGDVIDEHALTRATLLAQDAAGTTGANATIAPGALPGTSDMTLLVPKARPLSGSVQADNYGQTTTGAARLIGALQWNNPLGIGDQLGARLLGSITGQFYGNIGYTVPVGGSGLAWGIGYTRSTYSVGGQFDELDAYGSANVFSTFLSYALLRSPSANVYTTLGYDHKLLSDHLGAFDSVSDKSSDVARLGLSGNLTLQKSITTFDTSIQQGNLRFRSPQPEQLEAQIAGSFTKFVLAMTHTQVIGDQANGTQFYVALTGQASSRNLDSSEQISLGGPYAVRAYATGDAPVDEAYIATFEVRQTIRQSLVPVLVTLAGFIDTADGKIVAHPVVPGVNHVRLSGVGVGATLAAPHDFVLSMSYAHTLGYVPSTLGTGHANRFWVALTKSF, encoded by the coding sequence ATGGCCCGGTCACGTATGCCGCATGTGAAGCCCAGGCGCGTGCGACGCTTCGGCCCACACGCCCGGCGCAGCCTCGCTTCGACGCGGCTCGCGGTGCTGCTCGCAACGCTCGTCGCGGCGAGCGCGCGCGATATGCGCGATGCGCGCGCGCAGGCGCTGCCGAACGCGGGCAGCATTCTGCGCGAACAGCAGCAGCAATCGCCCGCGCCGCCGCCGCCCTCCGACCTGCGCCTGAACGTGACGCCCGCGCCCGCGCCGCCGGGCGCAACGGGCGCGCCCGGCGGCATCCGCTTCGAGGTGAAGGGTTTCACGTTCACCGGCAACACGCGCTTTGCGGCCGCGCAACTGCTCGACGCCGTGCGCCCGGTCATCGGCCCGGATCGCTCGCTCGACGATCTCGAAAGCGCCGCCGATCGCGTGAGCGCGTTTTATCGCCAGCACGGCTATCTGGTCGCGCGGGCCTACGTGCCGCCGCAGCAGATCGACGGCGGCATCGTACGCATCGCGGTGAGCGAGGGGCGCTATGGGCGCATCGACATCGACAATCAGTCGCGCACGCGCGATGCGGTCATGGCGCGCTTTCTCGGCGCGCTCAAAACCGGCGACGTGATCGACGAACACGCCCTCACCCGCGCGACGCTGCTCGCGCAGGACGCCGCCGGCACGACGGGCGCGAACGCGACGATCGCGCCGGGCGCGCTGCCGGGCACCTCGGACATGACGCTGCTGGTGCCGAAGGCTCGGCCGCTGTCGGGCAGCGTGCAGGCCGACAACTACGGCCAGACGACGACCGGCGCGGCGCGGCTGATCGGCGCGCTGCAATGGAACAATCCGCTCGGCATCGGCGATCAGCTGGGCGCGCGGCTGCTCGGCTCGATCACCGGGCAGTTCTACGGCAACATCGGCTATACGGTGCCGGTGGGCGGCAGCGGGCTCGCGTGGGGCATCGGCTACACGCGCTCGACGTATTCGGTCGGCGGCCAGTTCGACGAACTCGACGCCTACGGCAGCGCCAACGTGTTCTCCACCTTCCTCAGCTATGCGCTGCTGCGCTCGCCGTCCGCGAACGTGTACACGACGCTCGGCTACGATCACAAGCTGCTGTCGGATCATCTCGGCGCATTCGATTCCGTCAGCGACAAGAGCAGCGATGTCGCGCGCCTGGGCCTGTCGGGGAATCTGACGCTGCAAAAAAGCATCACGACCTTCGATACCAGCATCCAGCAAGGGAACCTGCGCTTCAGGTCGCCGCAACCGGAACAGCTCGAAGCGCAGATCGCCGGCTCGTTCACGAAGTTCGTGCTCGCGATGACGCATACGCAGGTGATCGGCGATCAGGCCAACGGCACGCAGTTCTACGTCGCGCTGACGGGCCAGGCGAGCTCGCGCAATCTCGACTCGTCCGAGCAGATCTCGCTCGGCGGCCCGTACGCGGTGCGCGCCTACGCCACCGGCGATGCGCCCGTCGACGAAGCGTACATCGCGACCTTCGAAGTGCGGCAGACGATCCGGCAATCGCTCGTGCCGGTGCTCGTCACGCTGGCGGGCTTCATCGATACCGCCGACGGCAAGATCGTCGCGCATCCGGTCGTGCCGGGCGTCAATCACGTGCGGCTGTCGGGCGTCGGCGTCGGTGCGACGCTCGCCGCGCCGCACGACTTCGTACTGTCGATGTCCTACGCGCACACCCTCGGCTACGTTCCGTCGACCCTCGGCACCGGCCACGCGAACCGCTTCTGGGTCGCGCTCACGAAGTCCTTCTGA
- a CDS encoding FecR domain-containing protein yields MMRARHVLLLLLVLLAMTTRAASAEPVATITALVGNVAIQSAGGAQRVAAVGGGIDNGDTVQTGVASEIVMIFTDKQRVYLKPGSVFRVDDFHYAANTPQEDRSFLSLVKGGLRAVDGLVAKEGKPENYRVKTPTSTIGIRGTEYSVTDCANLEPGGNADCKGDQIVVYDGQIVVINQVDRQIVRAGEGAIVISARLPFGVLPASRVTPVVPSAACR; encoded by the coding sequence ATGATGCGCGCCCGCCACGTTCTTCTGCTCCTGCTCGTACTTCTCGCGATGACCACGCGCGCCGCCTCGGCCGAGCCGGTCGCGACGATCACCGCGCTCGTCGGCAACGTCGCGATCCAGTCGGCGGGCGGCGCGCAGCGGGTCGCGGCGGTCGGCGGCGGCATCGACAACGGCGACACCGTGCAGACCGGCGTCGCGTCCGAGATCGTGATGATCTTCACCGACAAGCAGCGCGTCTATCTGAAGCCAGGCTCGGTGTTTCGCGTCGACGATTTCCATTACGCCGCGAATACGCCGCAGGAGGACCGCAGTTTTCTGTCGCTCGTGAAAGGCGGATTGCGCGCGGTGGACGGTCTCGTCGCGAAGGAAGGCAAGCCGGAGAACTATCGCGTGAAGACGCCGACCTCGACCATCGGCATACGCGGCACGGAATACTCCGTCACCGATTGCGCCAACCTCGAACCGGGCGGCAACGCGGATTGCAAGGGCGATCAGATCGTCGTCTATGACGGGCAGATCGTCGTGATCAATCAGGTCGACCGGCAGATCGTGCGCGCGGGCGAAGGCGCGATCGTCATCAGCGCGCGGCTGCCGTTCGGCGTGCTGCCGGCGTCGCGGGTGACGCCGGTGGTGCCGTCGGCGGCGTGCCGCTAG
- a CDS encoding SLC26A/SulP transporter family protein, which yields MSENASHGTEIMRASQLNAALASFAIDTLAGVLTALLALAYAAGYGAMIFSAGLTPWLPAGMPTALLSCVIVSLVIALTSSVPFMIAGPDSNATALLAGLAASVALSVHAAGGDDSAVLATVLMLIAVSSLTTGALLFALAHWKRGNAIQYIPFPVIGGFLAGTGLLLLEGALRVLTDAPVGAATFGIFMALPWLASVPALVVGIGLLVLTRITPLSRYVIVLPSMIALGIAIFYGGLHSMGKSLEDARHMGLLFHYEPVTGMRLPFLLLHDAWLPTLFSRAPEILAVAAVSAMTVLLNTTSIGVTASRDVDFNREMRAAGIANVLTGLAGGLVGAQSMTRTMTNWRLGVRGRRAGVLAALFCFVVIARFPSLMALLPKPVLVGLQIFIGAAMLIEWLVNAFRRLPWHDYLLIPAIMVIIAAYGIVAGVLLGVIAACLLFVVRYGRVNCFRLEFDGRGRRSNVERTVDENRVLDAEARALYGVALQGFLFFGTAYSILTHIRARIEGPADTVRYVLVDFARVHGVDASSTASFVRLRQACARANAQLVLTGLSPILKAWFAKGITDTRGASGPHEFADLDGGLEWIETQMLHAAKPSRDARKGAFASTLPDTLDMLRPHLDTLTLAPGEYVFRQADPGDSIYFVETGRVTVALSVGDGRTLRLRSFGAGTIVGEMAVYTGARRSADVVADEPTVVLRLALSTLQRLENDDPALAARMHKFVARVLAARLVVANEQIRAAQ from the coding sequence ATGAGCGAGAACGCGAGCCACGGCACGGAAATCATGCGCGCATCGCAGTTGAACGCAGCGCTTGCGTCCTTCGCCATCGACACGCTCGCGGGCGTGCTCACGGCGCTGCTCGCGCTCGCGTATGCCGCGGGCTACGGCGCGATGATCTTCTCGGCAGGCCTCACGCCGTGGCTTCCCGCCGGCATGCCGACCGCGCTCCTGAGCTGCGTGATCGTCTCGCTCGTGATCGCGTTGACGAGTTCGGTGCCCTTCATGATCGCCGGCCCCGATTCGAACGCGACGGCGCTGCTCGCCGGACTGGCCGCGTCCGTCGCGCTGTCGGTGCACGCCGCGGGCGGCGACGACAGCGCCGTGCTCGCCACCGTGCTGATGCTGATTGCGGTGTCGTCGCTGACGACGGGCGCGCTGCTGTTCGCGCTCGCGCACTGGAAACGCGGCAACGCGATCCAGTACATCCCGTTTCCGGTGATCGGCGGCTTTCTCGCGGGCACCGGCCTGCTGCTGCTCGAAGGTGCGCTCCGCGTGCTCACCGATGCGCCCGTCGGCGCCGCCACGTTTGGCATCTTCATGGCGCTGCCGTGGCTCGCGAGCGTGCCGGCGCTCGTCGTGGGCATCGGGCTGCTGGTGCTCACGCGCATCACGCCGCTGTCGCGCTATGTGATCGTATTGCCGTCGATGATCGCGCTAGGCATCGCGATCTTCTATGGCGGGCTGCACAGCATGGGCAAGAGCCTGGAAGACGCACGCCACATGGGCCTGCTCTTTCACTACGAGCCGGTCACCGGCATGCGGCTGCCGTTCCTGCTGCTGCACGACGCGTGGCTGCCGACACTCTTCTCGCGCGCCCCCGAGATTCTCGCCGTTGCGGCCGTCTCGGCGATGACCGTGCTGCTCAACACGACGAGCATCGGCGTGACGGCCTCGCGCGACGTCGACTTCAATCGCGAGATGCGCGCGGCCGGCATCGCGAACGTGCTGACCGGACTGGCGGGCGGGCTCGTCGGCGCGCAATCGATGACGCGCACGATGACCAACTGGCGACTCGGCGTGAGAGGCCGGCGCGCGGGTGTGCTCGCGGCGCTCTTCTGCTTCGTCGTGATCGCGCGCTTTCCGAGCCTGATGGCGCTGTTGCCGAAGCCGGTGCTGGTCGGGCTGCAGATCTTCATCGGCGCGGCGATGCTGATCGAATGGCTCGTCAACGCGTTCCGGCGTCTGCCGTGGCACGACTATCTGCTGATTCCCGCGATCATGGTGATCATCGCGGCGTACGGGATCGTCGCGGGCGTGCTGCTCGGCGTGATCGCCGCGTGTCTGCTGTTCGTGGTGCGCTATGGGCGCGTGAACTGCTTTCGCCTCGAATTCGACGGGCGCGGGCGGCGTTCGAACGTCGAGCGCACCGTCGACGAAAACCGCGTGCTCGATGCCGAGGCGCGCGCGCTCTACGGTGTCGCGCTGCAGGGCTTCCTGTTCTTCGGCACCGCGTATTCGATTCTCACGCATATCCGCGCGCGCATCGAAGGGCCCGCCGATACCGTGCGTTACGTGCTCGTCGATTTTGCGCGCGTGCATGGCGTCGATGCGTCGAGCACCGCGAGCTTCGTGCGGCTGCGCCAGGCGTGTGCGCGCGCGAACGCGCAGCTCGTGCTGACCGGGCTGTCGCCGATCCTGAAAGCGTGGTTCGCCAAGGGCATCACCGATACGAGAGGCGCGAGCGGACCGCATGAATTCGCCGATCTCGACGGCGGCCTCGAATGGATCGAAACGCAGATGCTGCACGCGGCGAAACCGTCGCGCGATGCACGCAAAGGCGCGTTCGCGTCGACGCTGCCGGACACGCTCGACATGCTGCGTCCGCATCTCGACACGCTCACGCTCGCGCCCGGCGAATACGTGTTCCGGCAAGCCGATCCGGGCGATTCGATCTACTTCGTCGAAACGGGACGCGTGACGGTCGCGCTGTCGGTCGGCGACGGACGCACCTTGAGACTGCGCAGCTTCGGCGCGGGCACGATCGTCGGCGAGATGGCCGTGTACACCGGCGCGCGGCGCAGCGCGGACGTCGTCGCCGATGAACCGACGGTCGTGCTGCGCCTCGCCCTCTCGACCCTGCAACGCCTCGAAAACGACGATCCCGCGCTCGCCGCGCGCATGCACAAGTTCGTCGCGCGCGTGCTGGCGGCGCGGCTCGTCGTTGCGAACGAGCAGATCCGGGCCGCGCAATGA